In the genome of Arachis hypogaea cultivar Tifrunner chromosome 9, arahy.Tifrunner.gnm2.J5K5, whole genome shotgun sequence, the window AATTATCACTGTCTTTTTTATCATTATCGTTATAATTTTTATCTCTACTATTTTAATTGTGtaattatatttctttttattagtaAATATCTAATTCGGTCTTGTTTATTTTTAGAAAGGACAAGATGATTTTTATCTGAAAAAGAGATATTTTGGCTCTCAATCTCTTTATTTTGGGAGAATATGACCTttctgttaaaaaatttattaaataataattacaattactTTTATaggattttatttatattttgtgagAAATTTTAAATCCTACAAAATTCTTTTTTACCATATGATCAACTATCACCATTATTACCACCACATACTTCATTCTTATTATTATCAATTCtatctctattatttttattgtagaACCATACGTTATTATCACCGTTATCTCCTCTGTTATCATCATCGCCAATATCAATACCATCAATATTAATAttctcttctcttatttattattcgatgttaattttttctttaaaaaaacttcgtactgtaattttttttctcatattATTTTCAACAATGGCCTTTCTCTATTTATTAACCACCACaagtgaaaaattttttaaaaataaatttattaataatttgtaACACCCACAAATTACATATAAGATTTCCATGAAACAAATTTTcgtatttatttaataaatattttaacagATGGGTGATATtatctcaaaataaaaaaattaaaaactaaagtgtcttttttttatatataaaaattatcttGTGTGATgctatttttttcaaaagattttcGTACTTgaattactttttctttttatgacATTCTCTTAACAATAGTTTTTCTCTAGTTAACTatcactaataaaaaaaattcaaaaataaatttactaataatttttgaaaatttaaaatctacACATTACAAATAAGTTCTttccacaaaattatttttttttattatttaataaaatttttaataaaaatttatattatcctaaaataattttattaaaaactaaatttatttttttatttaaaaagaaatcattttatcttttaaaaaaataaacagaaaccAAATTGAGCGTTTGTTTCTAATTTTATAGTTGTAAAAATTTACATGGCCCAActcttccaacaagaataatctATATATGCCTCTGACACTTTGGTCCTAGTAATTCAAAAAGACAACTATTtaaatgaaaatagtaaaaatatttttttataaaaatattttatttaaaagtgtaatttatttatttaattatattttaaataaaaataatattttataaatattaaaatttgatcatataatttattatctaaaaattaaaaataaatatttttatataaaaataattataaaatttttattatagtattttattatttaaaaaatattttttggggaGAGGATAGGAAAACAAAATCCTTACAACACGATGTAAACATCCATATAAACTCGGATCAATTTATGTAAAATGAGAAACACATCGAAATTGTTATcactttcaatttattttaaatgaGGCTATGTCATGAAAGGAGACCTGAGAGTGTGAGATGAGCATGCACTAAATAATCAGCATCGATCCTATTtatgagttatatatatatatatatatatatatatatatatatatatatagagagagagagagagagagagagaaaattttaagtgtatcaaaaatatcaatatttcaattattttaattgtcaatctaaattataaaaatatacataatatatattaattaaaattaacaattaaaataattaaaatattcatgtttttgatatatttaaaattttttcatatatatatacgcCGAAACTGAGATAAATTTAATTCGATTTAATGGATACATATCTACTAAGAATGTCTTGTGAATCAGGTTTCTGATAAGGACAGATCACGTGCTCTCATCTGCTCTTCAGACATGTGAGATCTTCCCAATTGGAGTCGCATTTAGACTGGGAAAGACATTGAAATCATAGAGAGgaacatataatataaaataataattaaaaatatagagtTTTAATTAAAGTCAATATACAAATTGACACCTTAACAATCGTTATATGGCGTAAAAAGAACAGAAAATTTTTAAGTATATCGATGCAccgatattttagtaatttttaattattaattttaattatatatattatatattttttataattaaaattaataattaaaaaaaagtattttgttaattttttttaaatttatttttttagtagaaAGCAATAATCTTTTTAGCAAATTAAAATACATcatataaaagaataattttagaagaaaattcaaaatataacattttttttcatattgCCCACCCCCAGTTTTAAAGGTtgaattatgtattttatatcataaaattatttattttaaaaatttaacataataaataaagatacataaaataataaatagagaTATACAGTAAACGAGAAAACACTTTAGTAATATATGGAGTACATAGGATGTATTTTTATGTATGATTGTATTGTTTGATTGAGATCTTATTTTGATTAAACAGTTTTGATATGCTGTTTGTAACTCCTACTCCTATTATTGGATCGAGACTTAAActactaattaaaaaataattattctaatacGTATTTTTATATAAGAGTTTcttttttattcatgtttaaataattttttaaaattagtaaaagttaaagtctatattttttttataaaaattttaatattgtattataaAACTACTTTGaattaatagataaaatatttaaataattatatcactaatataaaaaaaattggaaaattagagccaaaaattttggatatgaaaattttttgtgttattcacaaatataaaattgaGAGGTGTTGAACCAAAGTTTGCGTGCTAaagagtaattcgaatcagcctGATTTGAATTGTTGTGTGTGTAATTtgaatcaggttgattcgaattagtgggtaTGTGCGTGTGTATAGTttgaatcaaattgattcgaattatatgtaAATGGGATTTGAATTAAGCTGGTTCGAACTATATAGAAACGTGCTTTGGTTGATTTATAAACCAGATTTTGGTTTGGTAGATTTGTATAAAATTTGTCTCTCCTTGACTTAATATAGTGATTTACCCTAATATTAATACATTTCTATTAGTGTGAGATATTGATGTGGTGAATATTATTACTAAAGTTATTTATTtacacatctttattttatatttagtacatcttatttatttattttacaacacgttatcagcacgagactctgatcaaatttttgaaagactcaggtaataaattttcattatgtcaaagctctctcatcttgaatttaatgctcttgatatatctagaaacaattatttatcattgataatagatgctgaaatccatcttgatttaatggatcttggagataacATTAATGCTGAAAATAATACATTCTAAAAGGATAAAATCAAAGTCATGATTTTTTTTCGTCGTTATCTTGACgaaagattgaaaaatgaatattttacattaaaagatcctgcagatctatgGAAAGATCTTgtagaaaggtataatcatcaaaaaacggtgatacttccttaaacccgatatgaatggacgcacttgcgtctataggattttaaatccataaatgaatataattcaacaatgtttcgaatcacgtcacgaatgaaattatgtgggaaaaggataactgataatgatatgttagagaaaattttctcgaccttccatgtctcaaatgtgctcctgcagcagcagtatcgagaaaaatgaTTTACAAAATATTCTAAGTTAATTTCTTACCTTCTTGTTGCTAAATACAACAATGAATTGctattaaaaaatcatgaagcgcgcccaattggcgccgccccatttcctgaagcaaatgcggcaaatcattaccctagaagaggtaaatgacatgattttagtaacaagaaaaatcatggaaagaaaatgaattatgttcacaagaaaggatctcaccagaagtgggataaagaaagaatctctggacaaaataaatcaacagaggaaaGTGTTTCGGTTGTGGTAGAAAGggtcattggtcacgtacctgtcgtaccccgaggcacctagtcgatctttgtcaagcatctttgaaaaaggatgacaaaggaaaggaaataaattttgtttcaaatgatgctgaaaattacaCCACTCATTCTGATGTATCTGATTTTTTTGAAGATTCTAAAGGAAATAtttgtcatttgatcaatgatagaATAGTTTAATACgtgagattgttaagtattcatgtaaataaataatgtaaaaaacttattgttaagtttttttttatgcatctaaattttaaatatgatgtataataaaatatttatgaatttcaaaatttctaaatACGCCAAGATGGTAATAATaaactttttagtatattctatACTTAGAAAAGTATTTtcaatcaagaaaataattttactgcgtaaatatttatactcatattaatattatttgtctttgaagaaatgGCAATGATATGTTTTGTGGATAGTGCAAGtttgcacactattctcaaaagtgatatatattttacccatcttgtaccaaaagaagaatatgttaacaCTGTTATTGGCtcgggcaatgtgatagaaggctccgaaagagctataattttgttttctggaggaacaaaattcataataaataatgcactattatctaccaaatctctaaggaacttgttgagtttcaaaaatGTTCGCCGAAATgtatatcatattgaaacaatgaatgaggaaaagCATGAGTACTTATGtttcacaactcatgatttaaataaaaaggttatattagaaaagttaccctcccTTTCatttgggttatattataccaagattagtgcaattgaatcacatgccattgtaaaccagaagtttactagcccaaataaattcataacttggcatgatcgattgggtcatccggaaaAAACCATGAtgtggagaattattgaaaactcccatggacattcactaaagaaccagaagattcttaaatctagtgaattttgttgtgctgcatgttttcaggaaaagttaattttaaggccatcatagtaaagattggatttgagtcccctgaattcctagaaaggattcaaggcgatatatgtggactTATTCATCCACcgtgtggatcttttagatattttatggtcctaatagaggcatcttcgagatggtcacatgtgtgcttattgtcttcttgcaacctggcgtttgcgagattacttgctcaaattatttgattaaaagcacaattttcagaaaatccaattaaagcaattcggcttgataatgctagtgaattcacttcccaagcctttgatgcttattttatggctaatggaataagtgttgaacatccagtagctcatgttcacacacaaatgggttagcagaatcacttattaaacgcctccaattaattgatagacccttacttatgagaacaaatctcctaaCTTCGGCTTGGggacatgctattttacatgtcgtagcacttattcgtttgaggccaataagttaccatcagttctctcctatgcaaatAGCTTTTGGCCAGCAATCAAATGTTTCTCATTTAAGGATATTCGGGTgtacgatatatgttcccattgcaccaccttctcgcaccaaaatagaccccaaagaaaattgaggatatatgttggatatgattctccctctatagtgaggtatcttgagatacaaattaAGGATGTATTTAAAGCTcgatttgcggattgtcattttgatgaatcaaatatttccaacattaggggggagagaataagcttcctgaaaaggaacttaattggaatgcatcatcattgatgCATTTGGATCCTCGATCAggacaatgtgaactagaagttcaaaagattatacatttgcaaaggatagcaaatgaattgcctgatgcattttctgatacaaagaggattactaaatccTATATATCGGCTGAAAATACTCCAATTCAAGTTGATGTCCCAGTCAGACAAATTGCCACCAAAGCGAATTcatgccagaagcgtggcaggtctgtcggttccaaagacaaaaatctttgaaaaaaaagaggtaaatattattcctgttgaaaaagacactGTAAAGACacatgcagttgtccaaaattctaatatagttttaatgccagaagatgttcaggtacctgaaaattgtgaaaatgacgagaacTCGATAAAGTATGTCTtcacaggagagaaatgggactgaaataagacaattgtcaatgaaatattttcatatagtgtggcattaaatatcatgcatgaaagtaaggatcttgatccaagatcagttgaagaatgtcaataaaaaaattattggccaaaatggaaagaagttaTAAAgactgagttagactcacttgcaaaacgtgaaatctttggacctgtagtccgtacatcagaagatgtaaaacctgttggataccgatgggtatttgtgagaaaacgaaatgagaaaaatgaagttgtacgctacaaagctcAACTTGTagcacaagatttttcacaaaggcccggtatagattatgaagaaacatattcccctgtagtggatgcaataacattgcgttatttggttagTTTATCCACATATCATAATCTACATatacatttaatggatgtggtaacatcctacttatacggctcattagatcgtgatatctatatgaaagttcctaaaggactaaagatatctaaaccatccaatgaatattcacatggattatactcagtcaaattgtaaagatctttatatggtctaaagcaatctggacgaatgtggtataattgtCTTATTGAGTATCTGACCAAAAATGGTTTTAAGAATGATGTTATCtacccatgtgttttcataaagaaatctacatttggattcattataattactgtgtacgttgatggtttaaatatcattggaactcctgaaaagatttcaacaattataaaaactctaaaagaagaatttgagataaaagatcttggaaagactaaattttgcctcgacctgcagatcgagcatacaaagaATGGGATCTGTGTTCATCAAATAATATACACagaaaagatattgaaaagattttatatgaataaatcacatccattaagtaccccaataatcgtaaggtctttggatgtggaaaataaTCAATTCCGtcttaaagaagagaatgaagatatcattggtcccgaagtaccatatcttagtgccattggagcgctaatgtatcttatTAATAATACACgatccgatatatcatttgctgtgaatttactagcaatgTATAGTTCctttccaaccagaagacattggaatggaatcaaacaaatcttttgaTATCTTCATAGAACGGTTGATATGAGACTGTTTTAcccatatggatccaagtcacaattagttggctatgctgACGCTgaatacttgtctgatccacacaaagggatatctcaaacaggatacctgttcacatatggtggtacatcCAAATCATAAaagtccacgaaacagacgatagcagcaacctcctctaatcatgctgaaatactagcgatacatgaaacaAGTCACGAGTATTTTTGGCtcaagagtttgatccaatatattctgtcatcatgtggactaattaaccataagatagctccaacttaagggtggatacattaAAGGTgacagaacaaagcatatttctcccaaattcttcttcactcataatccttaaaatcaagggacaattgatgtccaacaaatcCACTCAAGTGACAATTTGGTAACTTATTCAtaaagtcacttccaaaatcctcctttaaaaaattggtacatcagattgggatgcgccgatttcgagatgttaaatgatgtcgacaagagggggagactgtactcttttttccttggtcactttttttccattggatttttcttgacaaggtttttaataaaGCAATCcccatcacaaaaaaaatttgtactctttttccttcactaaattttttttcattgatttttttttagtaaaattttaatgaggcataatcctaaatagACATCCAATAAaaagtgttgtgataagaatggaATATGGATGCCCATTTCCTATGAACACTTATATTCTcaagaaaaaaatacattaaaaaagtattaaagaaatttgaaaatataaacactataatattataaattctattataaatactttttaatatatataagttaaaaacattaaaaaaaatttaattaaaatttattaaaaattttaaaattttttattattatattttttaaatatgtctTTACGACACGAATGGACTAAATCCTATAAATTTTACTATGAAAAATGGAATTTCTATCATCTTGTATGTTAAATTTAATTACGTGAAGATATATATTACTTCATATGTATGAAAATTAACTTTATTAAATGACATGAGCAGTAGTATTAAATCAAAGCGTAAATAGCTAAGGGGGAAAAAATGGCATGTAATTAATGAGCAACCCACAgctaaaatataaagaaaaaaaaatttcaatgtataaatatttttttggtttctaCTATGTTCTCTAATTTAgtaaattaaagattaatttacataaatctaaattttatttaagaattcgTAATTAATTAATGAGATACACcccaattttatttaagaattcgTAATTAATTAATGAGATACATAACTCCtaatatttgtttaaataaaaataactatttaattaatttaaattaatttagttttattttctatgataCCTCCCAATCCAATAAGCCAAGCCATGAgggattaaaattttatttaaaattaatcgcTGACCAATAAATAAATGAGTAGTGCTAAGGAGCCAATGGCCTaaacgtacaatgtgtacaatgggctaaatctttagtttatgaataaaatgaacatcacctatactattcagaataaccatccggataccaGTGATAACCATCTAGATatcagggataataaacatctcatgttataAAAATACCATGTTTTGAAACAACTCATCCCAAAAACGTAACCTAATagaacaatgtaacactaataatcatatctctaatactttctaaaccttcattgtacacattgtacgcttaggtcattgcctccctatactttctctaaATAAATACATACACAAGTTAGATCCATATGACCAACATAATAGATCTTCtaaaacataaacagaaaaaccTAGCATCCACAAATTAAAAGTTGGCCTTAAATCTCGCTTTGGTTTGGGTCTGGAAACTATTCATCTAGTATATATAAATCCAACATTAATAGCTGCAAGAAAATACATTAATGAACACAACTCGCACAGGGAAAACAGATTTCATGCAGCGATGAAATGGAAATCGGTGCTCAGGAACTGGAACTGGTGGGTGGAACCGCTATTCCTGGCACAGTAAAATTTGACAAAGCTTCTGAAAGATGCTTATTTGCCTTGTCAAAATTAACAAAACCCATGAACCAAAAATCATGTCCATCCACAGTAACAATCTGAATGTACTTCTCTGATGGGTTCTCCCTCATGATCACTGGGTTCGCTGCTCCAATCTTCCCCAAAGGCACCATTACCTGTTACAAAGTAACATCCTAAGTGACGATGTTTCAACATTTGAACACTGAGTATCATCTAAAAGTTAAAAAACAGAGTTTTTAAGAGCTGAAATGGATGCCATAACAAAATCTAAACATACAATGATATACAAGTTCATAAAATAATGCTTTTCATTTATACTAATCAAACTGCAcacttatttaaaacaaaatcatATTTGTATAGGTGTTGTATTTTTGTGCACTCAATTTAATCTATTACAGTACAATGTGATCTCCCATAAGTTAACCCTTTTTCTATCTTCTTCACCCGTTAGATTCAATAGATGTTTCAATTGTACACCTATTTAGATGGTAGGTTGCGACTAATCTACTATAATTGTTGCTACATTATGGTAAAAATTTGCGTACAGTTGTTTTTtacatgaagttgatagttaataATCATTATAtaacaatttagtcaaatatgtCAAATCATCTAgtaatttttaactatcaacttcacatgaaagaATTTCATGACTTTTTTCCTTGCATTATTGCTTTCCATATAAAAACTTGGGTGTTTTCATTTCCTTTTGAACAATTCTTTCTGGTGTTATAATTGCAATTATAGatttaagaaagaaaaatagagattGGCACCTTGTAGTAGCTCCAAGTTTGCTGGCCAGAGGGTGCAGTGAAAGACAAAGGGTGATCGCTGCAAAAGGCGACATGAACATCTGAGAGATAAAGTGTTCCAGCAACAGGGCCTGTTGATGTTGAGAGGTAACAGGCAAAGGTTTTCTTAAGCTTCTCATTTGGATATGTTGTGAATGTCTGCTTGTACAGTGACTCAAATCCACCTTCTGATATTGCTTTCACCGTCAGGTTCATCTTCCCCAGTGCAGCCGAGGATACTGATGGGCTTGTTCTGACTGCAAAATATCGAAAatagatcctctcaatttttAGCGTCCgaacaaaaaaatcaaatgataaatattataattacagAATAACAATTATAGTCGATTGGAATGATATTTGATACTCATGATATGATTGACTAGTGTTTAATCACGGTAACCAAGTGATATGCACTTCTCCTCATCTGaagaagttgataattaaaaacaTTATAATTTAGTTAACCATATCAAAATAACTCTTAACGGTCAactttaaggaaaaaaaaaaaaactatgcgtGAATTTTCACCCCATGTAATTCTAAACATTAATATGACAACATTTTCACAACTAAATTGTAGCAAAATATATGATTTGGAGCATTTTATTAACATAAATTATACGATGATcaatacatataaaatattaagtaaaagcataaaaaaatttaagtaaatcCAATCTGTGTTGACTACTAAAGACACAAGTAATAACTTAATTCTTTAACAGAGAAATTTACAGAAGTACAAATTTTTTCCTctcaaatactaattaatttcATCTTTTATAACTAGCACATCAAtttgagaaaaaagaaagaaaaatgaaagagagaaggaaagaagaaactaACGGTTGTGCCAGATGTTGTTGgcagcaagttcagccttcttACTCCAAGAATCGAACATGTTGAGGATGGATTCCATGGGGCTGGTACTTGGAGGCTTGTCAAGGGGGCTATGTTGAACATATGGATGCTGCTGATGGTAGTACTGAACTCCAGGCTCTTCACTTGGTGCACCCTCCACTGCTGCTTTCTTGTTGTCTGGGTGGCTACTTGGCACTGCTGGCTTCCCCATTATGTGCGTCTCCCACTTCGGTACAGATGGAGATGATGAAGACGATGCTGCAGATTGATCGTTCTGGTGGTTGTTGTTGGCGGTGCTCATGTTGAGAAGAAACTATAAGGAACGTTTACAGAGGAGAGGAAGAAAATctcatatttatattattattattattattacgcgCTTCGCTTAAAGAGTATTCGAGAAGGTAATGGTGTGGATCCGTTATTAAGGTTGCTTAATCGCGTATAATGTGACAtggttaatattattaatttattatgcttaattttttattcaacacTTGGCAGCTAATTTGCTGGACCCACGGAAATGAACATATCTAGTTTGTCATCCTCCATTTTCTCACAACAACAAGTGGCAAGTACCAGTCGCATCGTCATTGTCGCGGAGACCAAACTTGCTGGGGAGTCTTTCTCTGCTCCgacactatttttttattttgaccgttttcttcttctttaacaagaACGaaatcagtcaccaaaaaaaaacaaGAACGAAATCAGAGTGACCCGAAGGATATGGTGATCTCCCTTTCCTGCTCTTCATAGCTGATCAAACGAACGGTGATGGTGGCCCGAGCGTTTCCGAGGCCCAAAACCAACTTGACTTCCCGGGGCCAGGGAAAGGATCTCAGCCCAAAGCATCCACGTCAGCAGCACCTGAAATTGAGTCGAAGCCCAGGCCCAAAATAGATCTCGTCTGCGCTGAGATTGTGTAACGCGCACTCGTCCGCGAGTACGTATTTCTGTTCCCCTGGAACGTCGAAGACCAATAACGCGCTCATTTTCAGCGATAGCACTTCCGAGCAAATCGCCAATCCCATCAAAACAACAAGCTTCCATCGTGTTCGTGCCTGATCGCTTGTACCCACAGTAGCTGCATCCTCTGATTTTCGGATTGAAATCTAATCAATCTAGGTTGGTCCATTGTTTAGTTTATTAGTTAGCGTATTGGAATACTGATCTGcgcaataaaataatttattaattaataacaaatttttaaataaaacttaaatttataacggattagtttttaaattgtcgaattaaaaatacattgaaaaatctaaaagaaaaaaattctttCTATGTAACTTtgatgttattctaatattaatattGTGATTTAATTTTGGTAAATTATTTCATAccaataaatatttagatactctatttatattttaacaattataaaatagtattttatttatttaatattcattaatattatatattatatcgaATACTATTAagctgaaaaataaaattcacttattttaaattaaaaaaagaatttgtttTTGAATATGTATTTCACAACCTAACCAGACTAAGATGCATAATTATCAAAATCGAATTGGTAATTAATTCAGTCAAAGTAGTAAATTATATTAGATCATTGAATTAATAGTTCAACCGATAGATTGGTCAAACTGTTAGattca includes:
- the LOC112712699 gene encoding GEM-like protein 5, which encodes MSTANNNHQNDQSAASSSSSPSVPKWETHIMGKPAVPSSHPDNKKAAVEGAPSEEPGVQYYHQQHPYVQHSPLDKPPSTSPMESILNMFDSWSKKAELAANNIWHNLRTSPSVSSAALGKMNLTVKAISEGGFESLYKQTFTTYPNEKLKKTFACYLSTSTGPVAGTLYLSDVHVAFCSDHPLSFTAPSGQQTWSYYKVMVPLGKIGAANPVIMRENPSEKYIQIVTVDGHDFWFMGFVNFDKANKHLSEALSNFTVPGIAVPPTSSSS